A DNA window from Deinococcus aerolatus contains the following coding sequences:
- a CDS encoding VOC family protein: MLKIGSIVWGVRDLARAMTFWMAALDYVPREAPDEDWVVLIPRDGAGVQLALKRVTSPGARRHHLDLYAENQEAEVARLLALGASRVDWRSEPDADFVVLADPDGNRFCVVQKEVRWFGGRQGQH, translated from the coding sequence ATGTTGAAGATCGGGTCTATTGTCTGGGGCGTGCGCGATCTGGCGCGGGCCATGACCTTCTGGATGGCGGCGCTGGACTACGTCCCGCGCGAGGCCCCCGACGAGGATTGGGTGGTCCTGATTCCGCGTGACGGAGCTGGCGTCCAGCTGGCCCTCAAGCGGGTTACGTCGCCAGGGGCCCGGCGGCACCATCTGGATCTGTACGCTGAGAACCAGGAGGCAGAGGTCGCCCGTCTGCTGGCTCTGGGCGCGTCGCGGGTGGATTGGCGCTCCGAGCCGGACGCAGATTTCGTGGTGCTGGCCGATCCTGATGGCAACCGCTTTTGCGTGGTCCAGAAGGAGGTGCGCTGGTTCGGGGGCCGCCAGGGTCAACATTGA
- a CDS encoding VWA domain-containing protein has product MSRYRSSCRTSVVLALSLGLLAGAAGAQGTTNVQLILDASGSMLGKLPDGQTRMASAKATLTQFLTGLKADSSLNVGMRIYGGGLKAGAQCEDSVLVTPMKGFDRAALQGQVTAATPKGATPIVYSLMQAANDFPKDTSRKVIVLVTDGEESCGGKLNDAAALFKKIGIEVDIRIIGIDLNEKARKSFEGVGTFENTRSGAELGAALSRATATAQTGTYAVSGPKMAGAGSQIEVRWTGPNNPGDYVTVVEKGAPIGKYTTYFHTRDGNPGKLTVPLTPGEYELRYSSEKASPNPTLASAPITLTPPTYGLSAPKTAGAGSQIEVRWTGPNNPGDYVTVVEKGAPIGKYTTYFHTGDGNPGKLTVPLTPGEYELRYSSEKASPNPTLAAIPITLTAPQYGLTAPATAKPGSSIQVKWTGPNNPGDYVTVVRKGAPVGEYTTYFYTRDGNPGTLKMPAQPGSYELRYSSEKASPNPTLSSVGIEVR; this is encoded by the coding sequence CAGCTGATTCTGGACGCCTCAGGCAGCATGCTGGGCAAGTTGCCCGATGGTCAGACCCGCATGGCCTCGGCCAAGGCCACCCTGACCCAGTTTCTGACGGGCCTGAAGGCCGATTCCAGCCTGAACGTGGGCATGCGGATCTACGGGGGCGGCCTGAAGGCGGGGGCGCAGTGTGAGGACTCGGTGCTGGTCACGCCCATGAAAGGCTTTGACCGGGCCGCCCTGCAGGGGCAGGTGACGGCCGCGACGCCCAAGGGGGCCACGCCTATTGTCTACTCGCTGATGCAGGCGGCCAACGACTTTCCAAAGGACACCAGCCGCAAGGTGATCGTGCTGGTCACCGACGGCGAGGAATCCTGCGGCGGCAAGCTGAATGATGCGGCGGCGCTGTTCAAGAAAATAGGCATTGAAGTTGATATCCGCATCATCGGGATTGACCTGAATGAGAAGGCCCGCAAGAGTTTCGAGGGCGTGGGAACATTTGAAAACACCCGCAGCGGTGCCGAACTCGGTGCGGCACTCAGTCGGGCGACAGCCACCGCCCAGACCGGAACCTACGCTGTCTCTGGCCCAAAAATGGCCGGCGCAGGCAGCCAGATCGAGGTCAGGTGGACTGGCCCCAACAACCCCGGCGATTACGTCACGGTGGTGGAAAAGGGGGCGCCCATCGGCAAATACACCACCTACTTCCACACCAGAGACGGCAATCCCGGCAAGCTGACTGTCCCGCTCACGCCCGGGGAGTACGAACTGCGTTATTCCAGCGAGAAGGCCAGCCCCAACCCCACCCTGGCCAGCGCACCCATTACCCTGACGCCGCCGACCTACGGTCTATCGGCTCCTAAAACGGCCGGGGCGGGCAGCCAGATCGAGGTCAGGTGGACTGGCCCCAACAACCCCGGCGATTACGTCACGGTGGTGGAAAAGGGGGCGCCCATCGGCAAGTACACCACCTACTTCCACACCGGAGACGGCAATCCCGGCAAGCTGACCGTCCCGCTCACGCCCGGGGAGTACGAACTGCGTTATTCCAGCGAGAAGGCCAGCCCCAACCCCACCCTGGCCGCCATTCCCATCACCCTGACCGCCCCTCAATACGGGTTGACTGCCCCCGCCACCGCCAAACCGGGCAGCAGCATCCAGGTGAAGTGGACCGGACCCAACAATCCTGGCGACTACGTCACGGTGGTCAGGAAGGGGGCGCCTGTCGGCGAATACACCACCTACTTCTACACCAGAGACGGCAATCCCGGCACCCTGAAGATGCCGGCACAGCCGGGCAGTTACGAGCTCCGTTATTCCAGCGAGAAGGCCAGCCCCAACCCCACCCTGTCAAGCGTAGGGATCGAGGTCCGCTGA